The Papaver somniferum cultivar HN1 chromosome 6, ASM357369v1, whole genome shotgun sequence genome segment GAACGTTCACTGATTTTATATTACATGAGCATCTACTATTAAATCACAAAGTTCATGAAAGCATTAtttcatcacaaataattgttTGCTTTTAACAATCgctcaaaatcaaaatttggttttacaaaattttgattttcatgaaTAACTCAcgtatttaacaaaaaaaaattacttgagTGAATAACTGACgtaaatattaaaaataaataaatttggacAAGAGTGAATAACTCacgcaaataaaaaaaataaaaaaatcgctcgaacgagcattcgtctatgaaacgagggtctttcctaTTTTTGTGAAAATCTTCATactcaaaataaaattttgtttacatgaaagctcatagaaaaaATTTTATTCACTTCAATCAGAGCATGTCTATTGAAAACATATATTTTTCTCTCATGCTAAGGATTATtgttcgtttcttaaactaacagaCAAACGTCTGTTTCCTAAAACAAACTTTTATGAAAACCTACGCATGTGTACACATATATgggattttttttatgaaaactcatcaacttcaagtatttaaaaaaaaattaaaaaatcatcacTTACCTGGTCGGTGTCGTCAGCCGGCGGTGATTGACGATCGTCGGCGGCGGAATCTCCGACGAGTTTTCCTTTTCTTCCTTGCTGGCGTGAGGGAGATGAAGAAGAGTGGTCGGTCAGttggagaattttttttaaaaaaaatatttaatatcAGGGTTTCTTCACATTTAtaacaattttatttccaaaacctgattaaacaaggatttcctttttgggcccaATCCTTTAAAccctaaaccgaccaaaattggGCGTTCGATCGTCCGAATCAGCGGTGCTTCATCTCTCTATGCTcgcgggatgacactctatcataccgcCAGAGTCCTTATCCGGgcatttgcttgtacatgacatcattggagcaaatcggggattctggAAATGCATTTTcacgactaagttcaactacttatctcgtctactggaaagtcaccatccagtgcttactgtggaacatgactgtccctcactaagcaggggacttaatgttgatggtggatttttgacaaaggctaaaatcgtaaaatcatgttactgcatgtttctgactcggcttcagaaatgtatgtgaaactcatattttgtGATCCATGAACCATTTCACGATTTCTGACTGAGCGAGAATCCTCTCAGATCTATGATGAATATTTTCCTCGAAAAGCCTCTCAGCTGAACTTTCGACACTttgcacatttcatcatcacctctacgtaGAATCAAAATAattggacgtctcctagacatattgcaagctagtatagagcgctaacgtcttcaggatgtcattgtttgttgtttcctgactatgtagagagaatgtgtatagaatctcttaatgattggacgactcctaaacatattgcatgctagtatagagcgctaaCGTCTCCAAGACGTCACAATGTTTGTTGTtacctgactatgtagagtgaATTTATATAGAATCTATTAATGATTGgaaggctcctagacatatttcaTGCTAGTATAAAGCGCTAACGTCTTCATGACGTCACAAtgtttgttgttccctgactatacaaccCAATATTCAGAACGAATACGATGCTTTCATTATcgcatacctcgattctcgaataaactcgCTCATAGGCATATCACATGCCAGTGTAGAGCAATTCATAAATTAATTCTAGcatgtcattcatcaactgaatttctAGAAAATAATAtgtttatctcattactccgttccatggctgatcctcagctggaattagtaatagataatcattctatctcattactctgtttcatggttgattctcagctgaattgtatggattagtaatagatactcaattaattttattactccgtttcatggctgattctcagctgaattccatgaattagtaataaatattcactgatcggatatctgggccaccaccgagtaagccccgagaaaatggtgtgagtgtacttagcaataatgcacgaacgagcacccgaggACACGAACGAGcactcaaaaatatggacaaacgataAAACATATGCAAAATacggaagaaaaataatattaataaaataataaagaggcgcccagGGGGACCGGTCCCACCGgctggccggtcccatgcctcttccttttattttatcttattttattatttttcctaatctcatgaaaactccttcatttgagaaaactccctcgtttgagcaaaactctcagtttctccatatttccttcacacgatgaaaaataattaaaaatatggaaatgtgtcacgggaccgggcctactggccgaccggccatgccctatccgtggatGGTTCCACACcttatgattccttattttattattattattattattattatgaaaacgtacctctgagggcttttattgaaaatagggAAAAGAGTAACATTACAAGAAAAGTGTTGGTAACCTAgctacaagctgggcaccaacacccttttgaataacaatacctaaacgatgaaaaagaaaactgttaGTGCCACAATTTGCGTCATTGTGAGAGAGACAGTTCTTTAACCTCTTTACAAAAGCCACTGTGTCCTCACTTAGTTCACATGTAGTGAAAGCAAGAATATGAAAGCCATAACCATGAGACTCACACTTCTCTAAATATTTGTTGCGTTTACGGAGAATCGCCCTAGAGAGAGCTTGACCCGGAGTGAAAGAACGAGTATCCCCAGTGAAGGGAGAAACGCATGTGACATCAAAGCATGTATCTCTGCCGTTTTCCCAGTTGTGTACCAATAGGTCGGCCGGCCTCAAAGCAGCATTCTCATCAGAAATAAAACCTAAGGCGACTTCTTTACGTGATGCGACACCGGCTTTGATACATATATCCATAAAAACGTCACGTACCAGATCGTGCCGGAATTTGAGTCTGACGTCGCTAGCACAATGTAGGGCATGGTCTCCAAATATGTCCATCTCCTTATTACAACTTGAACAATGACTGCCTTCGGGAAATAGCGGGATGCCAAGGCGGTAGCTGAGAACACTTCTGAACTGACGGGGTCCAAGGGTTTGATTCAAACCAACAATGGGTATGGCAAGTAAATAATCTTGTGCGTGCTTAAGCTTGTTACACTGCCATAACACACTGTCACGTACACTCAAATGAAAGGTTGTGGGTATCCGTTTCTTCACTGCTTCGAAGTATAAAACAGCCAGAGAGTGCATAGAATGAGGGGTTGTATCGTCAAAGCTATGTGAGGAAGAGGTAAGACCACAAACTTGGATGTAGGTTGCTAAGGCTTGCTGGTATGTTGGGATTGAGCTGGTAGTAGAGGTGTCCTTCAATATGACATCTTGTATAGCCCTAGTTTGAAACTGTGAAGCCAAGTAGCAGTAATTGCTGGTGTCCTGCATCGTATACACGCCAAGACCTCCGTCTTTGATTGGAAGGGTAGCAATGCGGTATTGCAATGGACCAAAACCTTCCCCATCTGCAGTAATAAGTTGTCGCAAATATTGAAAGAGGTGATCGTCAAAGTGAGTCATAGCTTGCTGCAATGCTAAGGGGTTTGTTGTGCGCATAGTAAAGTATAATCTTGAGACCCCAGTACAACTGCGCAATAGTAATAGTTCGCTTTGCGGATCCTTGAGCTTCTTGACGACTGACATGAGGTTGATGGTTTTAGTAACTCTCTGCATCACCATTTCCTTGCAAAATTGTAAATCTAGGCTGACTGGACCACCTAAGAGTTTGACACCGGTTGAGGGTCGACCTATGTTGTCCGGAAAAACGCCTGGAATTAAACTCCGTGGGTCTGGTGTAGGCCAAAATAACTCGGTTTTGGTGATGTTGAGGTGAAGACCCCTGCGGACACCTTCAGATTGAATTATAGCCAAGGCCTTGGAGACTTCCAACGTATCACCAATAATGGTGCCGTCGTCGAGGTACCACGCATTTAAGTCTAACTTGCACTTGGAGGCGATGCTCAATACAACAGGATGAAGAGTAAGCGCGAAGAGCAACGGACCAAGGGGGTCACCTAGTTGCACTCCCTTAGCCGAGTATAGGATGAACTCATTATAGTATAGCCGAGCCGGTTTAGCATAACAAAATTCGACCCACTGAGCAATTGCAGGACAATGGGATCTGACCTCTTGGATTAGTGTTGTACGATCTACCATGTTAAATGCATTCAAGAAGTCGATGAGTAACATGAAATTATTGTTCATTGTACCTTTTAACTCCATGAGTCTGTTGACGGAAAGGAGGATACTTTCTCCACCACATGGCACTCCCACACCAAACTGGTAGTCTCCCAAATAGGTAGACATTTCCTTTCCAATTTTCACAGCTGCAACTTTGGAAACTAGCTTGCGCCATATGGTACCCACAGCGATGGGTCTGAGACCACCACCAGGTTTCTGCAACGGCGTAAGGGGAGCACTGGCAATGTATTCACCTAGAATGGCAGGGCATTTTCCAGCGAGTAAGATATTTACCACCTTTGTAATTGATGTTACAAGCTCATCTGCAACTGCGCTTGATGCTCCACTCATGGCATCAAGTAGATGTTGTGCCCTGAGACCATCCCTACCACAAGATGTTCCTTTGGGGAAGTTTTTTATAGCACCAAGAACTGAACCCGTGTCTACAACAATGGGATCAGCAGTGATTGCTTCAGCGGGTATAGTAGGAGGGTGAGCATGTGGGTGTTTTTCCTGCAGTTCTTTGAGTGTATCTGTAATGCATGGTGCAATACCATTTGACGAGAGAACTCGAATAGCCGATGTATAATTCCCAAAATTCAACTTCTTTCTGCAAGCCTGCAATTTGGCACTCTCTTGAGTCTTCTTGCTTCTTGGTTTGCTCACTGGTTTACACTTTGGTACCTCCAACAGTTTGGTGATGAGAGTAACACATCCATTATGTTCTCTCCAGGTGAGTATTGCACGGTTGATAGAAGCAACTTGTAGGAGCTTCCTATTGCCAGACCCCTCTTCGGGTGTGCTCTTAGGAGTGTAGAGGTTGAGAGTGCAAATAGGAAGGAGCAATAACTTTATCCATGATGATAAGTCAGTGGGACTTAATACGACAGCATCCAAGCATGATTTAAGAGTTATTGAGAAGTTCAGTCGACAAGGTGGAGGAATACTATTGATAGTAGTAAATTGcctttgaaagacttcattgagcaGTTCTACAGATAGGGATGGAGTATTCTCAACCACAGTGTCTGTTGTGTCTTCGGCATTCGCAAAAGGCTTGGTAATATCATATATAAGGAAATCAGCACATTGCCCATTGAATGGCCCTGAGACAATTATTCCCTGATGGCTTGAATGACGACAGGGTTTTTTCCATACATGCATACTCATGCATAAACTGCAGAGCCACATCTGTAATGACCCTAGAACTCGTTCCCAGGCTGTAAAAACATTCAAGTTGTTGCCGATTCTCTCCTTGCAGGTTTGTTTAGCCTCTGCTGTACGAAAATGTCTGTCGTTAAGGTGTCTGGTGAACGAACTGCGAACGAATCCTCGACCATTAACCCCGTCTCTGCAATCGTAAAACCATTTAAAAAGGACAATGGAAGTGATCACCGTATGACTctgtatcttcaccaaaatcatgtGATGAAGTAAAATCCGTTGATGGGCTAAAGTATTGAGACTCTGATACAGAAGACGACGCAGCAGATGATGATACCCCATGTTGTGATGAGGAAGATGATCTAGAACGAGTGTTACGCATGGGAACTGTAAAAATAACTGTTGTAACTACATCGGTTGGTGAGAAACAGTGGTTAAGAATGGCATAAATCGAAAGGAAATAACAAGGGGATTCGAAAGATGAAGAGTGATCGGAATTCTATGGAGGAAATTCGAAGCAATTGCCGGAACAAATTTGTAGACTTTCTGTCGCCTGTAAATCGCCCGGAGTTTCTCTCTCAtgcccttattattattattattgttattattatttccttcatctcatgaaactcctccgtttgagcaaaaaccctggtttttccatattttctcaaatattgctcaaactgtCAAAGGCCAAAAAGTCatatggtcacatgaccgactagtctcctcatggaaaatattaaaatattattattttaatattttcaatataTTGATCGGACGAGCAaatttctacttgctcattcgagcaaagttgagagtttcagtcaagatcaaactcttctgaaaatccaaaatattgctcgaacgcgcgtcagaaaatatcaaaattcttagaaTTGAGACAAGGAAAATATGGTGTCACGGTAATGCCACCTTGACGGACAAGGTCTCaccttaggcttgcaaggatccggtcccacatactttcacaattttgacctaattaatcttctacggttcatattgggttcaaactctttccaaccaacttcgAACTTGTTCAATtgaccaccagctggtcccacaaccaccaagggaAGGTTtaataccccttggtcggtccctcatctctccataatcaggttttattcATAATgctcagacgaacattatttcaataaatgattaaaccagcatttaatcatcctttcaccaactggtcaaggACTTTGATGCATGATCATTCGAGCACTTGGACATTACATGGTCGGCCATCAACCCATGTAGCCGGTCGTCTCTCACCTAGTGATTGATTTTTAATAAACCATCAggtgatcaacaatcgatcaaaattagggctttgaactgaatgctctgcaaatcataattccgagcaagttcaagcactaataattttatgttaatccagcaatcaacatcttgattaattatataatattcggtccaactGCCAATAttttaaaattaatattttatctggtcATACTACCAATTGTTCAAACAAGTAATATTTGcgcagacgagcaatatttgctcagactatgattcaactatcaatattaaaaaatacatcaaatgagcaatatttgctcagatgggACTAGTAATATTATTCAACTGTCAATGTTAAATAATTCATTAATCGATCAATATTCGCTCAggctatcaatattcatcatgttaattcaattatcaacatgcattcgagaactatacatacatcccagcagacatgttcaatccatgtattatagagcattcgtcaatcatgttcgattcaacaaaacttagactcgtcgtctaatcaagtcaacaactgaccaattaaatacacgtctgccttgcagactccacgttcgtgaaacatcaatcacgtcatatggggggaattaattagggttttggtctggcggcctacggcacgtgtgtttatCCACGATGGGAAATgtaagtaagtcgtgcaagcagttgagggagttagcaaagtagtgggtggacaatcaaccaagtctatgtacgacctggaactggttaaaccatgatttcccacttcacCACTTTTTTACTCGAGCAACAATCACACTTGCCAGGATCAATGTGTCAACATTCTTGcattataaataagtctctgaattcatgaTTGAACAGACAATCTGAGATAACCAATAATGATCGTCTACAGAAGAATTTTCATCcaagcaatcactctcaagaattcaatcaattaaccAGAACTTATTCAAATCCAGCAGTTCATTTGCAGAATTTACAACACATTcaaaatccttgatcaccattgatctcacacacttctcagcttccctcctacagattgaccctcttccctctttctgACCAAAATGACTTTggacggccattgtcttggttttggCCGGAGtcgtacatattgatctctcgaactcaaagcaatctcgtgcagtgcatctttttgaggttaagaattttgctcggtcgaggagtcctgTCTGTATGGTTGTCCCTTcaatttcctaaaaaaccagcaaatcgtttttccccatcaacatattggcaaccacagtgggacaTTGATCTCTCGGCAATCCCAATTCGTCagaaatggttgatcttaggtcaggttcaattacaaatcctaacccaaattgtgctagcactagcaacaatagtggtactccagaaactactcccgCTGGTGCTGGTGAtacactcctcctcaaaccaacatcggaaaCAATCCTCTTTTCGGCCagtctcctgaagaaatcagagaaaatccgcatACTATAGTTGATATCATGAAGGTGCACGaaactctcgccaaaaatcagattgacatggctgaaACATAGAAACAGTTGTATACTTATcttaaaactctcacagacaaaatgtcagagaaaactcgggACGGGTCGGAGAaagaaaagccaaagaaacatccccggctgctgatcctgaaatctctccaattcaCGTGGTGGATAATGATGAAGTATGCAAAACTGCAAATAACCCACCAGCAAAGGAGTCtgcaggtttcatcactcgtgaagacctgaaaCACTTTCTGTAGGATCGAGGGAAAGGAAAGACATCATTTGTCCATTGTCACCAACCTCAGTATCCCGCTGCTAGACAGAGAATTCCTTTCCCAAAAGGATACACTTATCCAACATTTACACTTTACAATGGAACAGGGAATGATCGAAAGCATATTTCTCGATTCCTGGGAGCATTAGGCGAGCATGAACACAATCTtgttgtccgtctgaaggaattctcaaagtctctgacaggcagaccatacacctggtacaaaaacatcgcaccggggagcatcaccagttggggagaaatggttaatgctttctaccagaaatatttcttcgtatctgaacaagttactctctctgatctgggAAGGATATCCCAGAAGAATAGCGGACATCCGAACGACTATATGAAAAGGTTCAAAGTCCAAGATTTGGAtttccatgatccaaatgtcactgaacaacaactggtggacttatgTATCAACATAATGATCACGGTCTACAGAGATTTATTGGAGAATATGTTATTCCATACTTTATCGGAGCTTCATGAAGCAACAAACAGTCAGCAACCACTGCTCCAACCCTACTGGAAAGTGCAAAAGCTATGAAGGTCGAAGAATCGTGAGAAACTCGAGGCAGCACCAGGAGCCTGATCAATAAGCAATACAATCTACAACTCTCCATAAATGTTGTTGCTAAAAGGAGTAAAATAAAGGAGGATACACAACACAATAACGCTTCTCCAATATCCCAGGCCCCTGCAAAATCATTGAGGAAGGATAACCAAACTCGAAATGCACAAGCACCAACTCAGCGTCAGCAAAACAACCAAGACCCAGACTTTCCTTtccccattgaagaggtgatcgaattaTTAGTGgtatggatccaagatggtgcaatcaaattgcctccTGTCAGGAGAGAACCAACTGAGGAGGAGATGGAGAATCCATGTTATTGCCGCTTTCATAAATTTTTCAATCATCCGACAAGCGATTGCAGAATCTtaaagcgcattttcaaagaaaaggtcgactcAGAAGAactagggactgaaggagtgcacagaagtcctctcccaatcaggactttcactctctctgaaccacccttcaaagaagcagttcaatcattggTCGAAATTGtatgtgaattgctttatctgtcaaaggaggaaagacatgttcatggATTTGAATCGCATAGTGTCAGGGAAATGCCTATCTATTCCAGAAACACTCCCGAAGCTCCATCCACAGacaaagaaatgtacgactggggactccTTACCATAGTcaatctcaagggaaatgaattcaagagagcgttggtcgatgttggcacGGGTATCAATATTATTCCTTTAAAGACTCTCAGAgttgctggcatcactcgacaagaggcCACTAATGCTCTTATCTCAGTCATAGATCACGAAAGAATACCCATAGATGCATATGGATATAACTTTCTCAAAATGAAAATTGGTTAAACCTGggaagaaaccaaatttcacataatcagggaGGATcctggatatgatatgatccttggactacGTGGGTCCATGCTGAAAAAGTAGCTACCGAAAAAGCACCTTTAATCGCACATTTCTCTGGTATATAAAACTCTGAttcagaagaaatagaggacACCCCGTCGTCAGAGCACCTGGAGGAAAACAAAGCCCTGATGGAGTTAAAGCAAAAGCCTAAAGAAGACACACTTGCGTC includes the following:
- the LOC113290799 gene encoding uncharacterized protein LOC113290799, with amino-acid sequence MTVHEYPNAGIVFDPAIGDLLPYHELVGGLTVPTGFAGMFEELWKRDGVNGRGFVRSSFTRHLNDRHFRTAEAKQTCKERIGNNLNVFTAWERVLGSLQMWLCSLCMSMHVWKKPCRHSSHQGIIVSGPFNGQCADFLIYDITKPFANAEDTTDTVVENTPSLSVELLNEVFQRQFTTINSIPPPCRLNFSITLKSCLDAVVLSPTDLSSWIKLLLLPICTLNLYTPKSTPEEGSGNRKLLQVASINRAILTWREHNGCVTLITKLLEVPKCKPVSKPRSKKTQESAKLQACRKKLNFGNYTSAIRVLSSNGIAPCITDTLKELQEKHPHAHPPTIPAEAITADPIVVDTGSVLGAIKNFPKGTSCGRDGLRAQHLLDAMSGASSAVADELVTSITKVVNILLAGKCPAILGEYIASAPLTPLQKPGGGLRPIAVGTIWRKLVSKVAAVKIGKEMSTYLGDYQFGVGVPCGGESILLSVNRLMELKGTMNNNFMLLIDFLNAFNMVDRTTLIQEVRSHCPAIAQWVEFCYAKPARLYYNEFILYSAKGVQLGDPLGPLLFALTLHPVVLSIASKCKLDLNAWYLDDGTIIGDTLEVSKALAIIQSEGVRRGLHLNITKTELFWPTPDPRSLIPGVFPDNIGRPSTGVKLLGGPVSLDLQFCKEMVMQRVTKTINLMSVVKKLKDPQSELLLLRSCTGVSRLYFTMRTTNPLALQQAMTHFDDHLFQYLRQLITADGEGFGPLQYRIATLPIKDGGLGVYTMQDTSNYCYLASQFQTRAIQDVILKDTSTTSSIPTYQQALATYIQVCGLTSSSHSFDDTTPHSMHSLAVLYFEAVKKRIPTTFHLSVRDSVLWQCNKLKHAQDYLLAIPIVGLNQTLGPRQFRSVLSYRLGIPLFPEGSHCSSCNKEMDIFGDHALHCASDVRLKFRHDLVRDVFMDICIKAGVASRKEVALGFISDENAALRPADLLVHNWENGRDTCFDVTCVSPFTGDTRSFTPGQALSRAILRKRNKYLEKCESHGYGFHILAFTTCELSEDTVAFGVGAQLVARLPTLFL